Genomic window ([Empedobacter] haloabium):
GCCAGCGCGACCAGGTCGGTATTCGGCGGCGTATCGGCGTAATAGAAGGCGCCGAAATCCGCGCCCTCGTAGGTCGGATCCATTTCCATCGCGCGCTGCGTCAGCTCCCTCAGCTTGCCCGGGTCGAGATGGGTGAATACGGGGCGCAATTCGATGTCCGGGAACTGGCCGTTCAACTGCCGCCACGGGCCGATACCCGAGCGTTCGATCTGCGCGCCGATCGGCGTGGCCCCGTCGAGGCCGATACCCTTGCGAAAGCGCACGACGACGCGCGGTTCGTCTTGCATCGCCTGGCTGGGTTGGTTGTCCGTTGCGTGTGACTGCATCTGCTTTTCCATGCTTTCCTCCGATTGCTTGAATTGACGATGGCGCCTGCCGCCATCCACGTGGGGCACAGCCTCCGCGTTCGTGACGAGTCGGCTGGTGCTGCGGGACAGCCTAAGGACGCGGCACTTACGAATGACTTACGGATCGCAATGCCGGCCGGATTGCAAGCCGGCGCGCGCGGCCGGCGCCATGCGCGGCGCGCGGGGGCGCACGGTGCTAGAGTCGATACCGGCATCGCGGGAGGGCATCATGTTTCATGAAATGGCCGCCACGGCCGTGCTGGTACTGCACTGTGTCTTCATCGTGTTCGTGCTGTTCGGCGGCTTGCTGGCGGCACGATGGCGTTGGTGCGCGGCGATTCATCTGCCGGCGGCAGCCTGGGGCTTCCTGGTCGAAATGACCGGCGCGCAATGCCCGCTGACGTCACTGGAAGACGAATTGCGCCTGCGCGCCGGGCAGGCAGGCAATCAAGGCGACTTCATCGGGCGTTTGCTGGCATCGCTGATCTATCCGGCAGCGTTGACGCGGGAGGTGCAGTATGGCCTGGCGGCTGGGGTGGTCTTGATCAACGTGCTGATCTATGGCGCGCTGGTGGCGCGGCGGTTCAGGTCAACGGCTGGGCCGAACACGTAGGGCCGCGCCGGCGCGGACCCGTTGCCGGGTGTGATTGATCCTGTGTAGTTGATCCTTTATGGTTGTAGTACGCCGACATCATCATGGGGTACGCATTGGAAGTACTCTACCTAAGGGCGGCCGGTGCGGATCCCCATAATGATGTCGCGGCGCAGCGACATGAATATGCAACTTTTCATGCTAGCGACAACATTTTGGTACTCTTCAAGAAAGTGCCCGCCTGCAGTTCCGCCGGTGCTGACCCGGTCGCATCGGCTTAGGTGCCCTAGGACATCACTGACACCATAAGAAAAATGGGTTTCACTAAGCAACTCGATGCGAAATCGGAGGGTTTCGATGATCGGGACGGATGGACCCATCGTCAAGAGCGACGCTGCATTGTGCGACGCCAATGCATCTAAGGACGACGTGTGGAGGTTCTTCGACGCTGAAGGGAGCCCGCGGCGTTGAACGCCGGCAGAAGTCAACATGCGGATGCGGCACGAAGCCAGCGCAGTTTTACGACTTGTTCGGTTTGGAGTAATGTCGAGGTCTGTCCTGCGGTGCTAGTATTCGCTGGTCAGTAAACACAAACCTCGGGAAAGAAGCGCAATAATGTGGCAACGATTTTCGTCCTTTTGGTTCCGCGTAACAAAATCGACGACGAGCCCGGTTGTTGAGCTGACATCGAACTGTAGTCCAGCTGCGCAAGCGCGCTTCCTGTCTGCTGAGTTGAGCCATCATCTGGGAAGCGAGGGAAAAAGCTGAAAAACACCGGAACGGCAGCAGCCCAGAGAAGGTATTTACTCCCGACGGCGAGCTCAATCTAGACATCTCGCGGGCTAGCCTGTCGAGTTTCAAGCCAAAGCAGGTTTCCAGGCATCTGCGACGCATGTCAGGCTTTGACAACTACCTCATCACCATGAACGCGCGCGGCATGAGCGTGCATGAGATCCAGGTGCATCTGCTTGAGCTGTACGGCACCGAGATGTCGCCCGACCCGATCTCTACCATCACCGACGAGGTACTGGAGGAGGGCACCCAGTGGCAACAACGGACTCTCGAAGCGATGTATCCGATCGTCGCGCCCACAAATTTTATCCAAGGCATACCCCAATGCATTATGCTCTCAATCAGGTAGATAGGATCAACAAAAGCTAACAATTTTGACTAGCAACACCAACAACAGGACTCCATAAATGAGGCTAAGCCGGATCGCCATAAAGAACTTCAGGAATTTCAAGCTTCTCGACGTGCAACTTGGGGAACACGCTGTGGTCCTGGGCGAGAACAAAGTTGGAAAAACAAATTTGCTGTTCGCCTTGCGTTTGATCCTAGACGCAACGTTACCTGATTCGCAACGTCGTCTGCGCCTTGAAGATTTTTGGGACGGTTTGCCGCGCCCGCTAAAGTCCGAAGACGTTATCGCCGTCACCATCGAGGTTACAGATTTTGTTGATAATGAGAACCTGCTTGCTGTACTGGCCGATCATCTGATCAAGCCTGATCCGATGGTGGCTCGGATTACGTACCGCTTTCAACCCATACCAGGACTCGGTCGGGAACCACGTAGCGAAGCTGACTACGAGTTCATTATCTTCGGCGGCGGTCGTACGGAAAATTCCGTAAATTACGAGCTCCGACGCTGGATGCCGATGGACTTGTTCCCGGCGTTGCGTGATGCTGAATCGGATCTGGCACGTTGGGCCCGCTCGCCATTGCGCCCACTGCTCGATCGTGCTGCAAAAACAGTTGACCCTG
Coding sequences:
- a CDS encoding DUF2784 domain-containing protein — translated: MTYGSQCRPDCKPARAAGAMRGARGRTVLESIPASREGIMFHEMAATAVLVLHCVFIVFVLFGGLLAARWRWCAAIHLPAAAWGFLVEMTGAQCPLTSLEDELRLRAGQAGNQGDFIGRLLASLIYPAALTREVQYGLAAGVVLINVLIYGALVARRFRSTAGPNT